Genomic DNA from Fusarium oxysporum Fo47 chromosome IX, complete sequence:
ATCAACTAAATCTATATTTATGTTATCAGCTTCGTGGTTGCTTGGTGTAGCTGTAAGGTTCCGTTGTGAATCTTTACCTCGTACTCGTGCATTTTCCAGACCTCGAGATAATACAGGAGTATACTCCTGTCTTCTGaaatggatgaagatggccTTCAGAAAAGTAATGCTGGAAGACTGGTTTACCTTCACGAGTTCATTGCCCCACGGATAGAGCTATAACTGCCCTAGCTTTATCTCACTCTTGGTCACAGCAATTGTCGCGCACTCCAGTATTTTAGTTTAGTGCCACAATGTCAAAAGAGACACTCTATCTGCCTCCTACCGCATCCCACTTCTCAATATGATCTGAGAGGTTCAATCCACGTTGAGTCAGGTTCTCAGCTTCGGCGACATGGTTTTCCATCACACTATGCTTTCAGGCAGATGGCTACTTCAAATGTCAACAGTTCGCAAATATTGGCCGCTTACCGAGAAGTTACGAGGCTGTAAATTTGAGTATATGCTTTTTACTCTGCACTTCTTGTAATTCCCTCCCAGCTTTTCATAGCATGGCCAGAATACATAGATAGAATGGGGCTGACATAACAGTTACTTGGCCTGCTTCCAGCGAACAAGTCGGCCTGAGCTGAGACACGTTGTGCTTAAGTCTGCAGCGCCCCCGATTTCTCATTGAAGTTTTAAAGGTTTGGGGTAGACTTGTGAGCGACCGAACAAGACTGAAAACTAATGCATTCTTCGGGTGGGTGTTCCAAGCAACATCAGATAACAGACTCGTTACTATATGTTTTGATAAGCCAGTATCATCTTCCAAGCCATTAAGGTTTTCTGGAAGTATCTGTCTTGCTGatagatgtgttatttgcagttgagacctgtggctgagagcttatatcagcacagagaacttagtcGATCTTGCTGAGATATCATAGGCTTCAACCTCTAACCAGTTAATAGTCTCGGCGTTACAACCTGTTCTGGTGTTCTTGTTCATCTCAGATACGAGGTGAACGTGGGTAATAGAGTTGGTTTCAGACTGCATGTCAATAGATATAGTTCCAATTGATCGGAAGTTCAGTCACTTTTGACCCCAAACTGACTCCCATGTCAAGCTGAAAAGTGGTCAATAGCGCGACGGATATCCCGTTATCCGAGCGTCGGTCTAACTTTCTCTCTGCCGGCATAAGATAGACTTTGTCAAAGCTTGATCGAGATGTACAGTGGAACCCGCAGATAACTTGGAGCGAGCCAAGACGCGATAGATCGATCGCTGTGTCTATCATTAAGGCACCTTTCTAGCCAGTTAGGGTCTGAAATGACGTGACCCAAGTTTTGTATCAATTTCCATTCATTGCAGCTGGGAGACTAGATATTATCTTCGCTGACATGTCGGCATTTACTCTTGATGTAACGTAACGCAGTGATGGTGGACCCTGTTTCACAACCATGTATACTGTTTAGCATTTGGTCATGAGGGCAAGTCAAGTAAAACTCCAGTGGTTTGGGGAATGCCGAGAAGTCTGAGAACTTATTTTCTTTCTGTGGTATAAACTTTAATGCTCTCGCAATGTTTTCTATACATGGCTAGTCTACCTGAAGAACTGGGGTACCTGTCAAAGCCATTGACGATGTTACACATATTATTAGTCGGAGTTAGTTTACCCGCCTTGAGTTTATCTTGGGTAAAGTTTTAAGCTAGAGCCTTTGCTGTCTATATGGTTTCCCTTATCAGATTATCTCGGAGCGACAACGTCAAGCTATGAGTAACAACCCCAGCCTAGCGGTGCAGATAATGAACCGCAGGCGTTCTTGGCAACAGCAGACCCCAGCAAGTGTTCGTCAGTGACACAAAAGAGGTAATCATCGGCGCTACAGAAGCTGCTAGAATAGTAGTTTTGGTGGCGGTATAATGTAGGCCGACGGGTAAGCCATCGAACCACTCTTTATAAGCAGACTCTAGACCTCGTGGCCAAGCCAAAAGACTATCTTATCGCTTCACTTTAGCCCATCTCCAACCTTGGCTCATCGGATCTACAGCCCTTATTGGACGTACAAGTTACAGAATCAATAACTGCAAACTCTATTCTCAGCCCCTGAGCAGCGGAGAGTACGACGTCGGATGGCGCTATTACGATTATCAACAGGGGTTCTCGAACAGCTAAAACAAGCCACCAATCAGAACACCCCATCCCCTTGGAAGAGCTTCCTGTTTCATAATACACTTTCTGCCGATCTCTTTAGCGCAGAGTGTAAAACACGGCCAACGGCAATAATTCTGTCATGAACGTGGAAAAAGCGGAAGGTGGTACTTgtgatgctgagaagatgtCACGTTTTGGCGCAGTTTCATCGATTTTGACATTCCAAGGTTGGTCTAGTTTTGGGCTCAGGCCCCCCCCCTTTCAGGTGTTTTATAACAATGAAAAGTCTTCAGCTGTTGAGTTGATGTCTTGCATTGTTTGGAAAAAGCAAATGCCTCACTTTCTTCAACGACCCCAGCCATAATGGTCAATATTCCGGCCAACCTTTCGATTTCAATTCCTACATTAACCGGATCGTTGCTATCCTGTGTTGCGAGCTTTTTCGCGCTCTGTCTTCATGTTATTGTTCCTCCGCCGCGACGACATTTTCGCCATGCGTTGATTGTGAACCTCCTCGTTGCAGGTAGGTCAATCAATCCCATCAGACACCTGCGTCAACCTAACTCGATAACGAAGACTTCATCAATAGTCTCAACAATACAGTATCTGGTATCCTCGCCATTAAGGATGGCTACGCAGATCCGAAAGCGTCCCCGAGCACTGGTTGCGTCGCCAATGCTTGGGTTGGTCAGTTCTCGGTACAAGCGATCGACTTCAACATTCTTATCATCTCTGTATCGGTACTACTAGCGGTTCAGCGACAACAGATTCTTGACGACTCGTCGAGGCTGATGACTGCAATTGTCTGCCTTGTACCTTGGATCCCCGGCACAATCACCAGTAGGATCATAGGAACTAAACGGCTGGCCATAATGCTGAATTAATTTGCAGGTTTTGTCGGGCTCGGTCTCCATGTCTACGGCCCGGTGAGCGGTAACTGGTGCTGGATCCAGACCCAACATCTGGGTCTCCGCTACGGCCTCACTCACGCTTGGCGCATCGCCATTTTCCTTGCAACAGTGGCTATTTACACTTACATATACATCAAACTCCGACGACTCTTCAGTTTCGTCAAATACGGCCTCTCTTCCTCTACTACAAAAGGATATACCACGAACGCGCAGTCGAGAATCGATCGAGAAAACGCCGAGCAGTCGGATACACAACGGATATGGGTCACTACCACGGTAGAGGCTTCGTATGAACTTGAGTCGAGGGGCATAGCAAAGGGAGACCAGAGCGAAGGAGAGGATATGTCGCCTGGTGGAAAGGTCCAATGGTCAGCATCTGCCATGCCTGAACCAGAGCCGCCTACAACTGAAGACCATGGAACGAACAACACACAAAATGTCTCCACGGGCAACGGACCAAACCACCGTGTACCGAAAACACCcaacttgagaaggatgctcCTTTTGAACGGATATCCGATCGCATACATAATCTTATGGCTGCCAGGCATGGCGAATCGCCTGGCTGAGTCAGTTGGTACATCACCAAAGTGGCTCACTGGCCTCCAAGCTTCGACACAATTCATAGGGCTCGTCAACGCCTTGACGTACGGCTTGACAGAACAGATGCAGCGTGCAGTCCAGATGTGGATGAAGAGGCGCAGCTTCAGGACGCTTGATCCATAGGCTATCGGACTTTCAGTTCATAGACCT
This window encodes:
- a CDS encoding G protein-coupled glucose receptor regulating Gpa2-domain-containing protein produces the protein MVNIPANLSISIPTLTGSLLSCVASFFALCLHVIVPPPRRHFRHALIVNLLVADFINSLNNTVSGILAIKDGYADPKASPSTGCVANAWVGQFSVQAIDFNILIISVSVLLAVQRQQILDDSSRLMTAIVCLVPWIPGTITSFVGLGLHVYGPVSGNWCWIQTQHLGLRYGLTHAWRIAIFLATVAIYTYIYIKLRRLFSFVKYGLSSSTTKGYTTNAQSRIDRENAEQSDTQRIWVTTTVEASYELESRGIAKGDQSEGEDMSPGGKVQWSASAMPEPEPPTTEDHGTNNTQNVSTGNGPNHRVPKTPNLRRMLLLNGYPIAYIILWLPGMANRLAESVGTSPKWLTGLQASTQFIGLVNALTYGLTEQMQRAVQMWMKRRSFRTLDP